The window ACTGATGACCATCGCTCCCGCCAGTCCGGATCCCGAAAAGGTCAGGCCCGTATTTTCTCGGCTCAGGATGCTGAGGGACAAAATCGAATCCCAAAGCGGTATTCCTCTGCCGGTTTTGTCCATGGGTATGAGCCAAGATTTCGAAGTGGCCATCGAAGAAGGAGCTACGATGATCAGGATAGGTCATTTTCTTCTTGGGCCAAGAAAAGAATCCTTCATTAAAACCGGGGGAACAAAAACTTTTCTTTAAGATCCCGCATTTTACCCCTTGAAAAAAGGCTTTTTCTTTTTCGTCTTCTTCCTTTTGCCCGGACTAAACTCTCTTCTTTTTCCCGCCGAAGAGAGCCCTCCTTCTGTTTCTTACACGTTTGTTTTGCTAAAGGGTAAAGTCAAAGAAGAGCTCGAATTGAAAGTCAGCCCACCCTACCTGCGCATAGACAGGCCTAAAGAGCTGTTTTCCGTCGTTTACAACGAACAGGAGGATTCCTTTTTGGGCATGGAACATCGAGACGGCCGGTACTGGAAATTCAGCTGGAAGACCCTACAGAAGGCGGTGGAGAAGATCAAAGAGAGTAGTTATCGTATCCGGCGAGATCCTTACAGCGATCCTTCAGAACAAAGCTTGGATGAAATCCTCAATCCCTCCTTTTTTCCCCATTACGGTCGGTTCGAACCTTTTGGAGCTCCCCCGCAATTGAACTGGACAAAAAGTGCTCAATCCAAAAGTTCTCCTTTCGGGGAGCTCTTCCAGTGGGTAGGGAAAGATGAAAAGACTCAAGCGGTTTGTTGGATACAGCTTTTAACCGCTAAAGAAGAAGCCAACTGGGACTGGGCGGTCCCCCTGTTGAGGAAAGTCTGCCAGGTCCTTTCCTTTCTCCTCGGAGAAAATGCTTGGCCAAGCTCTTCGCTGGATATCTGGGCATCCCTTCCTCCCAAGGCAGGCATTCCCATTGAAACACGCTGGACAGAGGAGGAAAATGCGCTTGTTCTTTTTCTGCAGCGTAAAAGGGTCCTTTCAGGCCTATCCTGGACAAATCCCCCTCAAAATTACCTCAGCGAAGAGTTGTCCCTATTAGAAGAATACAAAAACCCCTAATTTTTTTTTAAAATTCTTTATCTCTATTTCTTTTCTAGAGAATATGATTAAAATATTTTTATCCCAAGTATGTTTTTGACTAAACGAAGCAAGTATGCCATTCGAGCCCTTCTCTACCTTGCCAAAGAACAGCAGAGGGGAACGATTTTAATTCAAGAAATCGCTGAAAAAGAAAAAATTCCTAAAAAATTTCTCGAATCGATTCTCTTGGAACTAAAAAACAACGGGTTTTTGAGCAGCAGGAGAGGCAAAGGGGGAGGTTATGCCCTTGAATACCCACCCGAGAAAATCCCGATCGGCTCGGTGATCCGGCTGATCGATGGGCCCTTGGCTCCCGTCCGCTGCGTCAGCCAAACGGCTTATGCTCCCTGCGAGGACTGCTTGGATGAAAAGACCTGCGTCATCCGCCTCTTGATGAAAGAAACCCGGGATGTGATATCGACCGTGCTGGATAAAACTTCCCTAAAGGAACTGCTGCAAAAGGAAAGCCAGTTAAAGACCGAAGCCACCGAAGGCTTCGCTTTCGAGATATAAGAAATTTAAATAAACGCAAATCACTTTTCCATAAGCAAGCCCACCCGTACTCCTCACCGTTGAAAACCCCAGCCGAGCGTAACGAGCCAGACTCAAGGGAAGGATTTCTTTTCCTGAAAAACGCAAGTTTTCTTGTCTCTTCCACTCAGGGCCCTTTAAGATCGTCATACTGGAAGAAAGCTGCAAGGGAGGGGAAAGTTCAAAAAATCTTGGGAAAGAGGATCTTGAGAAGGAAAAAAAGCGCCGCTCCCCCTATGAAACCCACGGCTAAGAGGAACCATACCGCCCAGATTCTCAACAGGTGCTTCTTTTTCTCCAGGCTTTCAACGCCGGCCAACAGCTTTTTGATCAGTTCGTCTCGCTGGGGAAGATCTTTATCCTTCCTGGTCTTTTCCTCGACCACGATCTGTTTTATTTCCTGGTGGCTTTCCGCCAAGGTATGGATGACTTCTTCAACCTGTTTTTGGTAATTTTCCAAGTAACCGACAAAATTTCTCAACTCTTTAAGACCCTCCTCCAAGGAGGAAAAATTACTCGAAGCCAGATTTTGCAGGAGTCGGCTGACTTCCTTGGGGATCGAATCCAGGTAAGCGGCATTCGCTTCCAGCAAAAGCAAAAGACCGGGTAATGTATCCAGGGGTTTTTCTCCCTGGCAATGGTCCATGTACCATTCCCAAGCCATTTCTCTTTTTTCCGCGGGAAGCCTGGAAATAGCCGCCTTCCAGTACCTGTGGGGATCATCTTTTCCTTCGGATTGAACGCTTGAAGTCAAGGATGAAGATAGGGAATGGCCTTGTTGAAGAGCAGGGTTTTCCAAAGCCGTTTTCTGGTCTTCTTTCGTCGGCAAGGGATTCCTTGATGAGGGAAAAGGAAAGGAAGATTTCGAAGGAATAGACCAGTTGGCTTTAAAAGGTTTCATTGAAGGTTCGATAAATTAATCTTGGCCCCTCTTCTTTGCAATGAAAACTCCTTATTTTCCTCGGGCGGCTTTTTCCACTTTTCCATAACCCTCTTTGCCTCCTCGTCAGGAAGTAAATAACCGGCAAGCCGGTCATACTGCTCGAACATTTTTTTAACCCAATCTTCAAGGATGAGCCGGTGAAAAAGATCCATTTTAATCTTCTTATCTGAAATGATCTCCAGGAGATTGAGAGGTTGTTGCAGTTCGACTTCTAACAGGGAGAGGTAATTGCGCGTATCCGAAAGCAGGGCGGGAATCTCCAGGGTGGCAGCTCCCAGTGCAGCCAGTTCTTTTTCCAGTTGGCTGCCGTCGAACATCCGGGTTTTAGGAGCTTTTGCCCTGTTTTTAATGACCAGGTAATCTACCTTGTCTCCAAACTTTTCGACGATCTCCGCCAGTTCATCCATGACACTCAGATCGTCAACGGGAAAGAGTAAAACCGTCGTCCTTATACCAGACTGGGCTCCCCAATCGAGAAAATGGGCAAAATCCATGGAATGGAGTAAAACCCTAAAAAAATGGGCTTGAGGATCAAGGACCGTTACCGACCTTTCGGGAATCGTCCTAAATATTTTTAGAAAATCCGCCTCGGGTTCCTCGGACAACAGGACCAACTTCGCTTCAGGTATCGCCCTGGAGAGAGTCCGGTTATCGCTATCGAGATCGTAAGCCTGCCATGAAACATTCCTGGCATTCATCCAGAAAATCTGCAGCGAAGCCTGCGTGGATTTTCCTACATTTCCCTTGCTCTGCAGGGGCAGAGTAAAACGGTGTTTAATCATATTCTATAAAACTCCTTCCTTCTTGTCTCTTCAACAAATTTACTCGTTTTTTAAAGCTCTCTAATCTTATTTTCTATTTTTTTCAATGAGAATTTCAGCTATTCTTAAAATCGCGACTTGATTTTTGCCCCCAGTCGAGGGGTTCTTTTCTTGCACCGGGGTTTTTTCGCCCGAAAAAATCAAAACGGCTAGGCTCTCTTCGCGTGCCGTCCAATAGGCACGGTCGGAATAGGAAGCCTCAAGGATAATGTCAAGGGGATATTCCCATAAATGGCGCAGCTTGTCACTGCATTTTTCCCTTCCAAGCACTTCTTGGGCTCTTCCGGCAAGCCTCAACCTTTGCTTCTTTTTGCAAAACCGCTAATGACTTAACAGCCGATGGCAACAGTAAAAACTCACCAACCGGGACCTGGCGGCGGACCGCTTCCTTCCACTCGGGGCCGTCCCGGCAAAGCGTCAAGCAGCCCTCGAGTCATTTTGATCGCGAAACCCATTGCCCGGCTATAGCTGCATGCAAACCAGCCGGCGACTTTACGGTCGGCAGGACCGGTAATGGCCTCTGGCCATCCCTCTCCATCCCTATCCACCCCATGAGGCCAGTGAACATATTTTCCCTCAAGGCCTAAAAAATCAAAACAACGCCAAAAGTTAATTTTTCTTCCCGTTTTTTTCCATGGTAAACACCCGCTAGGAGCCCGGTGCAAGGCGCATTACGACTACATCTTCCAATGGGCCCAGGCTGTCAAAACGGGGAGTTTTTAAACCAAAACAAACCGCTCCCCGCTCGTCGATCGCAATATTGCTAAAAGGGGAACTGGTCATGGCGCCAAACTGCTTAATCCATAAAAGATCTCCCCGGTCATTTAAACGGGCTAGGAAAACCCTACCCGGTTTTTTCTCTCCCACGGCTTCTTGCGGGTAAACATCCTTGATCTCTCCAAGCACGTAGGATCCTCCCGCTGAGTCCGTGGTTATGGCAAGGGGAGCCAGTGACACCCCAGAGCCAAATTGCCTGCACCAGAGCAATCGGCCTTGAGCCGAATAGCGAAAAACAAAGGTCTGGAGACTGTAAAGATCGTTGGCCGTCCGGTGCGAGTCGTCGGGACAAGAAAAACTTTCAGAGGTGCCGCACAAGGTTAGGATCCCCGAAGGACCGGCGAAGGCGGAAGCCACAAGGTTATTCCAATTGCCGCTGAGTAAAATATTTTCCAGGAGTTTTCCCCCCCTGTCATATTTCCGAGCAAAAATGTGATTATGAGAAACGATGAGGGGAGAGGAAAGCCAACCATAATCCATGGTTTGGCCGGCATTGCCGGCAAAAGGACCGAAGCCTGCGGTATAACCGTAAACGACGAGGCTGTCGGAGGAAAGGGCAAGGAGGCCTACCAAGGTATCCAAGGTTTGCAAACCGGGAGGAAGCCAGCTCTTTGAAGGATTCTTTTCTGAATAAAGGGGAATATTTTCAATCCATTTGCCCGCAGCCGAATAATGGGCAATTTCAATGGGACCGGCATTCTTTTTGCCCGCAGAAGCAAAAAGAAGAGGCGGAATAGCTACATAAGCTCCTCCCGACCCATCTCCCGCAGCTATCCCTTCGGGAAGCGAAAAAGCCGATTTTCTCTCTATTTTCCACAAAGGTTGGCCATCGGATCCCCACTTCCACAGGAAAAACCGATCTTCGATGACTCCTCGAATGAAAATTTCTTGCGGTCGATCCGAAAAAAGAGAAAACCGGTTGTCCATCCCATAATAATCCCCGATCGGCCTTTCCCAAAGCTTTGTTCCCTTCTTATCCCACTTGGCTAGGACGACTTCCCATCTATAGGAAGCCCCGGCAAAAGGTTTTGTCGCCTCACGGGCAAAAACCAGGTAACATTCCCCGGTTGGAGACATATAAAGATCGTAAGCTTTTTTAACTTGCCCCTGGGCAAGGGAGATGACGGACACTCCCTTGGGTAAACCCAAGGCGGGATAAAGGAACGACAGGGCAGCAGAGAAAAGAAGGGAACAAAGCCCAGCTTTTAAGCCTCTATAAAAACCATCCATTTTTTACAAGGATTTTTCTTCGAGCCGTTTCATAAGATAACGGCAAATCAACCGCACGCCAAATCCCGTGGCCCCCTTTTCAAGATAGGGATATTCTTTGGTTATCCAAGCCGGCCCCGCTATGTCCAAGTGGACCCAAGGTACTTCCCCTACCCATTTCCGTAAAAAAGAAGCCGCCGTACAGGCTCCTCCTTCCCTGCCTCCTACATTTTTGACCAAGGCCACATCGCTCGTTATCGCTTCATCAAACTCCTCGCCTAGAGGCAAGGGCCACAGCGGATCCCCATAATCCTCG is drawn from Methylacidiphilum infernorum V4 and contains these coding sequences:
- a CDS encoding RrF2 family transcriptional regulator; amino-acid sequence: MFLTKRSKYAIRALLYLAKEQQRGTILIQEIAEKEKIPKKFLESILLELKNNGFLSSRRGKGGGYALEYPPEKIPIGSVIRLIDGPLAPVRCVSQTAYAPCEDCLDEKTCVIRLLMKETRDVISTVLDKTSLKELLQKESQLKTEATEGFAFEI